A section of the Pseudovibrio sp. M1P-2-3 genome encodes:
- the nuoL gene encoding NADH-quinone oxidoreductase subunit L — MYTAIVFLPLLGFLTVGLFGRALGAKASEYITSGLLIVSALLSWIAFFQIGLGSHEPVMFDLLRWINSGDLNINWSIRVDTLTAVMLVVVNTVSALVHVYSIGYMHHDPHRPRFFAYLSLFTFAMLALVTSDNLLQMFFGWEGVGLASYLLIGFWYKKPSANAAAMKAFVVNRVGDFGFALGIFGVFVIFGSTDFNVIFASASAVADGKDPIMQFLGYNLYPGDALTVVCLLLFMGAMGKSAQFLLHTWLPDAMEGPTPVSALIHAATMVTAGVFMVARLSPLFELSTTALTVVTLFGATTALFAATVGCVQNDIKRVIAYSTCSQLGYMFVALGIGAYGIAIFHLFTHAFFKALLFLCAGSVIHSVSDEQDMRRMGGLRKHIPVTYWTMMIGTLALTGFGIPFTAIGTAGHVSKDAIIEAAFVGHNVFASYAFWATVVAALLTSFYSWRLTFMTFHGKPRASVDVMSHVHESPWVMTVPLILLSLGALFAGVVFKEFFFGHDYDAFWKASLAVTENTKEILHEMHHVPMWVKGIPFFMMATGFIVAFIFYIRSPGIPKAMAERHQPLYKFLLNKWYFDELYDFLFVKPSMKLGRFLWKSGDGTVIDGLGPDGVAARVQAVTARVVKLQSGYIYHYAFAMMIGVAFFITYAMFSGGGAH, encoded by the coding sequence ATGTATACGGCAATCGTATTCCTCCCGCTGCTGGGCTTTCTAACGGTCGGTCTGTTTGGCCGGGCGCTCGGGGCAAAGGCAAGCGAATATATTACAAGCGGCCTTTTAATTGTATCTGCGCTGCTGTCATGGATAGCATTTTTTCAGATCGGACTGGGCTCGCATGAGCCAGTTATGTTTGACCTGCTGCGCTGGATCAATTCGGGTGATCTGAACATCAACTGGTCCATTCGTGTTGATACGCTCACCGCTGTAATGCTGGTTGTGGTCAACACCGTGTCCGCTTTGGTACATGTATACTCCATCGGTTACATGCATCACGATCCGCACCGTCCAAGGTTCTTTGCGTACCTGTCTTTGTTCACATTTGCCATGCTGGCACTGGTGACCTCCGACAACCTGCTGCAAATGTTCTTTGGTTGGGAAGGCGTGGGCCTGGCTTCTTACCTTCTCATTGGATTTTGGTACAAAAAGCCATCTGCAAACGCTGCGGCCATGAAGGCGTTCGTGGTCAACCGTGTGGGTGACTTCGGCTTTGCTCTGGGCATCTTTGGCGTTTTCGTCATTTTCGGCTCCACAGACTTTAACGTGATCTTTGCATCCGCCAGCGCTGTTGCTGATGGTAAGGACCCGATCATGCAGTTCTTGGGATACAATCTGTATCCAGGAGATGCCTTGACCGTTGTGTGTCTGCTGCTCTTCATGGGTGCTATGGGTAAATCAGCCCAGTTCCTGCTGCACACCTGGCTACCAGATGCCATGGAAGGCCCGACACCGGTTTCCGCTCTGATCCACGCTGCAACCATGGTGACTGCTGGTGTGTTCATGGTAGCCCGCCTGTCGCCGTTGTTCGAACTCTCCACAACAGCGCTCACGGTCGTTACCTTGTTTGGTGCAACAACCGCCCTGTTTGCAGCAACTGTTGGCTGCGTACAAAACGACATCAAGCGCGTGATTGCCTATTCAACCTGTTCCCAGCTCGGTTACATGTTTGTGGCTCTGGGTATTGGTGCTTACGGTATCGCGATTTTCCACCTGTTCACCCATGCGTTCTTTAAAGCGCTTCTGTTCCTTTGCGCCGGCTCCGTAATTCACTCGGTTTCCGACGAACAGGACATGCGCCGTATGGGCGGCTTGCGTAAGCATATTCCAGTAACTTACTGGACCATGATGATCGGTACGCTGGCTCTGACCGGTTTTGGAATTCCATTCACCGCAATTGGAACAGCAGGGCACGTATCAAAAGATGCGATTATTGAAGCTGCCTTCGTTGGCCACAACGTGTTTGCCAGCTATGCTTTCTGGGCAACCGTGGTTGCTGCGCTGCTGACATCCTTCTACTCATGGCGCCTGACTTTCATGACATTCCACGGCAAGCCGCGTGCCTCCGTTGATGTGATGAGCCACGTTCACGAAAGTCCGTGGGTGATGACTGTGCCGTTGATCTTGCTGTCATTGGGTGCCTTGTTTGCAGGTGTTGTGTTTAAAGAATTCTTCTTCGGACACGACTATGATGCGTTCTGGAAAGCGTCTTTGGCGGTAACAGAAAACACCAAAGAAATCTTGCACGAAATGCACCATGTGCCGATGTGGGTGAAGGGGATACCATTCTTTATGATGGCAACCGGCTTCATTGTGGCCTTCATCTTCTACATTCGCTCACCTGGCATTCCAAAGGCCATGGCAGAGCGTCATCAGCCTCTCTACAAGTTCCTGCTGAACAAGTGGTACTTTGACGAGCTCTATGACTTCCTGTTTGTAAAGCCTTCAATGAAGCTGGGCCGCTTCCTTTGGAAATCCGGTGACGGGACTGTCATTGATGGTCTGGGACCAGACGGCGTGGCGGCACGCGTTCAGGCCGTGACTGCACGAGTTGTGAAACTTCAGTCCGGCTACATTTACCATTATGCATTCGCGATGATGATTGGCGTAGCGTTCTTCATTACATACGCCATGTTCTCGGGCGGGGGAGCCCACTGA
- a CDS encoding NUDIX hydrolase, whose translation MLQVKRDRFKHSTSVFVIVRCEEDILWLKRSHTGWMDGFYSLPAGAVEGGEPLRQAAAREAFEEVGITIVPDDLRLRHVIHCLTEGNEWMGCFFEATRWQGSPYLAEPHKHSSLEWHPIDFPPKNTLPYVRQAMGHIQGARAYSQFGWQEELSAA comes from the coding sequence ATGCTTCAAGTGAAAAGAGATCGTTTTAAACACTCTACTTCCGTGTTCGTGATCGTGCGCTGTGAAGAGGATATCTTATGGTTGAAGCGTTCACACACCGGATGGATGGACGGGTTTTACAGCCTTCCGGCGGGGGCAGTAGAAGGCGGAGAACCCTTAAGGCAGGCCGCTGCCCGCGAGGCCTTTGAGGAAGTAGGCATCACCATAGTTCCCGATGACCTTCGACTTCGTCACGTAATACACTGCCTCACCGAAGGGAACGAATGGATGGGGTGCTTTTTTGAGGCAACCCGCTGGCAGGGTTCGCCCTATCTGGCTGAGCCCCATAAACACTCCAGTTTAGAGTGGCACCCGATTGATTTCCCCCCCAAAAACACATTGCCTTATGTGAGACAGGCTATGGGACATATTCAAGGTGCAAGGGCCTATTCCCAGTTCGGTTGGCAAGAAGAATTGTCAGCGGCTTAG
- a CDS encoding NADH-quinone oxidoreductase subunit J — protein MVLQALFFYLFAAVAVASAFMVIASRNPVYSVLFLILCFFNAAGLFVLIGAEYLAMLLVVVYVGAVMVLFLFVVMMLDVDFASLRQGLLQYMPIGALIGCILLVELLMVVSGWVIQPTIVGKGASPIPPIAETQNIAAIGNLLYTHYIYFFQLSGLVLLVAMIGAIVLTLRHKEGVRRQDIATQVGRRPEDAIEVVKVKTGKGI, from the coding sequence CGCATTTATGGTGATTGCCTCGCGCAATCCCGTTTATTCGGTTCTGTTTCTGATCCTGTGCTTCTTCAATGCGGCTGGGCTGTTTGTCCTTATCGGGGCTGAATATCTGGCCATGCTTTTGGTTGTGGTTTACGTGGGAGCGGTCATGGTGCTGTTCCTGTTTGTGGTGATGATGCTGGATGTGGATTTTGCATCCCTTCGCCAAGGTCTGCTGCAGTATATGCCAATTGGTGCTTTGATCGGCTGTATCTTGCTGGTTGAGCTGTTGATGGTAGTCAGCGGCTGGGTTATTCAGCCAACGATCGTGGGCAAAGGTGCATCCCCAATTCCGCCAATTGCGGAAACCCAGAATATCGCTGCAATCGGTAATCTTCTTTACACGCACTACATCTACTTCTTCCAGCTGTCCGGCCTTGTGCTTCTTGTGGCAATGATCGGCGCAATTGTGCTGACCTTGCGCCATAAGGAAGGCGTTCGCCGTCAGGATATTGCAACGCAGGTTGGACGCCGACCTGAAGATGCCATTGAAGTGGTAAAAGTAAAAACCGGAAAAGGGATCTAA
- a CDS encoding biotin--[acetyl-CoA-carboxylase] ligase, which produces MDKLLFQGPVTSAPGFVVEHYETLDSTNTRAAQRATEGYGGNLWVRSDVQEQGKARRGRSWTSEKGNLFASVLLRFEAFDENVIQMPFVAALALAEAVEAATGTLKLVELKWPNDLLVDGAKISGILLESATGTDGSLYVVCGFGVNCVHHPDLGLYKTTDLRSLGYGCEVDQVFTHLASRLAYWLEQWRGTGGFELVRREWLSRAVGRGKEIRVRLTHEEFKGTFVDIDHLGRLIVKRENGREQLVTAGDVFFS; this is translated from the coding sequence ATGGATAAGCTACTCTTCCAAGGCCCGGTGACCAGTGCACCGGGCTTTGTTGTTGAACACTATGAAACACTGGATTCCACCAATACCCGTGCCGCCCAAAGGGCAACGGAAGGCTATGGGGGCAATCTGTGGGTTCGCTCGGATGTGCAAGAGCAAGGTAAGGCCCGACGGGGCCGCTCATGGACCTCGGAAAAAGGCAATCTGTTCGCCTCTGTTCTCCTGAGGTTTGAAGCCTTTGATGAAAACGTGATCCAGATGCCGTTTGTAGCGGCTCTCGCTCTTGCCGAAGCCGTGGAAGCTGCCACAGGCACTCTCAAGCTTGTTGAGCTGAAGTGGCCCAATGATCTGCTGGTGGATGGTGCCAAGATCTCCGGAATCCTGCTGGAAAGCGCAACAGGGACCGATGGCTCACTTTATGTAGTTTGTGGGTTTGGCGTCAATTGCGTTCACCATCCTGATCTTGGACTTTATAAAACCACGGATTTGCGCAGTCTGGGCTACGGGTGCGAGGTCGATCAGGTGTTTACCCACCTTGCGTCCCGTCTGGCTTATTGGCTAGAGCAGTGGCGTGGAACAGGTGGCTTTGAACTGGTTCGCCGTGAATGGTTGTCCCGCGCGGTTGGACGGGGCAAGGAAATACGGGTAAGACTTACCCATGAAGAGTTTAAGGGCACTTTTGTCGATATTGACCATTTGGGCCGTCTCATTGTTAAGCGTGAAAACGGGCGTGAACAGCTTGTGACCGCCGGTGACGTATTCTTTTCGTAG
- the nuoN gene encoding NADH-quinone oxidoreductase subunit NuoN, translating to MHADVFQFSDLMPLLPELFLACGALFLLMLGAFGGEQKTPVVTGICVALFAVAGLMLIMSPNFGEAFNGAFIQDRFSQFLKILVLIGSGFAIAMSVAYARSQNFDRFEYPVLIVLATIGMMLMLSAGDLIAMYLAIELQSLALYVVAAINRDSVRSTEAGLKYFVLGALSSGMLLYGMSFIYGFTGQTEFGAIASTLTEEHVSLGLVFGIVFLLAGLCFKISAVPFHMWTPDVYEGAPTPVTAFFAAAPKIAAFGMLVRILIDAFGGVGADWQQIIVFVSIMSMTLGAFAAIGQRNIKRLLAYSSIGHMGFALVGLASGSVVGVEGVIVYLTAYLAMTLGTFACVLSMRRKGGMVEDIQDLAGLSKTNLPMAILLAFLMFSLAGIPPFIGFFAKFYVFIAAVKAGLYPLAIIGMLASVVGAYYYLRVIKVMFFDEPSEEFLPMSGEMKIALGVSSAVVVLFPFFNNFIVETASGAANSLF from the coding sequence ATGCATGCAGATGTATTTCAATTTTCTGACCTGATGCCGCTGCTGCCAGAACTGTTTCTGGCATGCGGAGCGCTCTTCCTATTGATGCTTGGAGCATTCGGAGGCGAGCAGAAGACGCCGGTTGTTACTGGTATCTGTGTTGCGCTTTTCGCGGTTGCAGGTTTGATGCTCATTATGAGCCCGAACTTCGGGGAGGCGTTTAACGGCGCCTTCATTCAGGACCGGTTTTCTCAGTTCCTGAAAATTCTTGTTCTCATTGGCTCCGGCTTTGCCATTGCCATGTCAGTTGCCTATGCACGCTCTCAGAACTTTGACCGGTTCGAGTATCCGGTCCTGATTGTTCTGGCGACAATAGGCATGATGCTGATGCTGTCTGCCGGTGATTTGATTGCCATGTATCTGGCCATTGAGCTTCAGTCTCTGGCGCTCTATGTGGTGGCAGCCATCAACCGCGATTCTGTGCGTTCAACAGAAGCGGGTTTGAAGTACTTTGTTCTGGGTGCCCTGTCTTCGGGTATGCTTCTTTACGGGATGTCCTTTATCTATGGCTTTACCGGCCAGACCGAGTTCGGTGCGATTGCGAGTACGCTTACTGAAGAGCATGTCTCTCTGGGCCTTGTGTTCGGTATCGTGTTCCTGCTGGCAGGCCTGTGCTTCAAAATTTCCGCAGTTCCGTTCCACATGTGGACACCGGATGTTTATGAGGGGGCGCCAACACCTGTGACCGCGTTCTTCGCGGCTGCTCCGAAAATCGCAGCCTTTGGCATGCTGGTTCGCATTCTCATCGATGCGTTCGGCGGCGTAGGGGCGGACTGGCAGCAGATCATCGTATTTGTCTCCATCATGTCCATGACCCTTGGTGCTTTTGCCGCTATCGGTCAGCGCAACATCAAACGTCTTCTGGCATACTCCTCCATCGGCCACATGGGCTTTGCCCTCGTGGGTCTGGCCTCCGGCTCCGTTGTGGGTGTTGAGGGTGTGATTGTTTACCTCACCGCGTATCTGGCTATGACACTGGGCACATTTGCCTGTGTTCTTTCCATGCGTCGTAAGGGCGGTATGGTGGAAGACATTCAAGATCTTGCAGGTCTTTCCAAGACAAACCTGCCTATGGCGATCCTGCTGGCATTCCTCATGTTCTCGCTTGCCGGTATTCCACCGTTCATTGGCTTCTTCGCCAAGTTCTACGTGTTTATCGCGGCTGTGAAGGCGGGTCTTTACCCACTTGCGATCATTGGTATGCTCGCCAGCGTGGTTGGTGCCTACTATTACCTTCGCGTCATCAAGGTCATGTTCTTTGATGAGCCAAGCGAGGAATTCCTGCCCATGTCCGGCGAGATGAAAATTGCTCTGGGTGTTTCCAGCGCAGTGGTTGTCCTGTTCCCGTTCTTCAACAATTTCATTGTTGAGACAGCTTCGGGTGCAGCCAATTCGCTGTTTTAA
- the nuoK gene encoding NADH-quinone oxidoreductase subunit NuoK: MEIGLSHYLSLAAILFTIGIFGIFLNRKNVIVILMSIELLLLAVNINLVAFSVFLNDLVGQIFALMVLTVAAAEAAIGLAILVVYFRNRGSIAVDDINIMKG, from the coding sequence ATGGAAATTGGATTATCGCATTACCTGTCGCTAGCTGCGATTTTGTTCACGATCGGTATTTTCGGAATATTCCTGAACCGTAAAAACGTGATCGTCATCTTGATGTCCATCGAGCTGCTTTTGCTGGCCGTCAACATCAACCTTGTTGCTTTCTCAGTCTTCCTGAATGACTTGGTCGGCCAGATCTTCGCGCTGATGGTGTTAACCGTCGCAGCTGCGGAAGCGGCGATCGGCCTTGCCATTCTGGTGGTCTATTTCCGTAATCGCGGCTCAATTGCTGTCGACGATATTAACATCATGAAAGGCTGA
- a CDS encoding ribonuclease J has translation MSSESQLVFLPLGGVGEIGMNLGLYGWGPEDDRTWLVVDFGVSFAGPELPGVDLVLPDLRYLEEIRDQVVGIVITHAHEDHYGALSYIWDRVRLPVFATPFTARLLEAKLAMDGGGLDIPVTVVNQGDRFKAGAFDIELITMTHSIPEPCALAIRVGGHLAVHTGDWKIDLTPGIGKPIDLDRLAELGREGVDALICDSTNALRDGTSPSEKDVQAALTEIIKVAPNRVAVTTFASNVARMRAVAEAAYACDREIVVIGRSMARTYEIGRDLGYFDGLPPFRDEETYGSLPRKNVVALCTGSQGEARAAMARIAGDNHRQVALSAGDTVIFSSRTIPGNEKAVNGVINELVSQKLKVITDRDALVHVSGHPRRGELSQVYDLLKPKRVVPVHGEALHLAAHEEFARTKGVRDTAIIKDGDMVRLVPGKLQVIDEAPAGITVKDGRLIGPPEEMGIQERRKLSFAGSVVVSLAVTGKGELDGEIDVILMGIPDCNHDGDDFEDLVRDAVYSAVISIPKGRRKDVDLVREAARRSARYAIVDHWGKKPQCTALVRRV, from the coding sequence ATGTCGAGCGAGTCTCAGCTCGTTTTTTTGCCGCTCGGCGGCGTTGGTGAAATTGGAATGAATTTGGGCCTTTATGGATGGGGCCCAGAAGATGACAGAACTTGGCTTGTTGTTGATTTCGGGGTCTCGTTTGCGGGTCCCGAGTTGCCGGGAGTGGATTTGGTTCTGCCAGACTTGCGCTACCTTGAGGAAATCAGGGATCAGGTGGTCGGTATTGTCATCACCCATGCACATGAGGATCATTACGGGGCACTTTCCTACATCTGGGATAGGGTACGCCTGCCTGTTTTTGCAACCCCGTTTACCGCGCGCTTGTTAGAAGCGAAGCTGGCAATGGATGGGGGAGGGCTGGATATTCCCGTCACAGTGGTTAATCAAGGAGACCGGTTCAAGGCTGGAGCCTTTGATATCGAGCTGATCACTATGACCCACTCCATCCCCGAGCCTTGTGCGCTGGCCATTCGTGTTGGTGGCCATTTGGCGGTGCATACGGGCGATTGGAAGATTGACTTGACACCGGGAATTGGCAAACCCATAGATTTGGACCGCCTTGCAGAACTTGGCCGTGAAGGGGTGGATGCCCTTATTTGCGACAGCACCAATGCCCTGCGAGATGGCACCAGCCCCAGCGAGAAAGACGTGCAGGCAGCCTTGACGGAAATTATCAAGGTTGCTCCAAACCGCGTTGCCGTGACCACGTTTGCCTCTAATGTGGCCCGCATGCGGGCGGTGGCAGAAGCGGCTTATGCGTGTGATCGCGAAATTGTGGTTATTGGCCGCTCCATGGCCCGCACCTATGAGATTGGCCGTGATCTGGGCTATTTCGACGGCTTGCCTCCATTTCGTGATGAAGAAACCTATGGCTCGCTGCCCCGTAAAAATGTGGTGGCTCTTTGCACAGGCTCGCAAGGCGAGGCGAGGGCGGCTATGGCCCGTATTGCCGGCGATAACCACCGGCAGGTGGCCCTTTCCGCAGGTGATACGGTCATCTTTTCGTCCCGCACCATTCCGGGAAATGAGAAGGCGGTAAACGGGGTCATCAACGAACTTGTCTCGCAGAAGCTCAAAGTCATCACCGACAGGGACGCACTTGTGCATGTATCGGGCCATCCACGGCGTGGTGAACTGTCTCAGGTCTATGACCTTCTCAAGCCCAAGCGTGTGGTTCCTGTTCACGGCGAAGCTTTGCACTTGGCAGCTCATGAAGAGTTTGCACGTACCAAAGGCGTAAGAGATACAGCCATCATCAAGGACGGCGATATGGTTCGCCTTGTTCCGGGCAAGCTACAAGTCATTGACGAGGCCCCAGCCGGAATAACGGTCAAGGATGGCCGCCTCATTGGCCCACCAGAGGAAATGGGAATTCAGGAACGGCGTAAACTCTCGTTTGCCGGTTCTGTTGTCGTTTCTCTAGCTGTCACCGGCAAAGGTGAACTTGATGGCGAGATCGACGTGATCCTTATGGGCATACCCGATTGCAATCATGACGGTGATGACTTTGAAGATCTGGTGCGCGATGCCGTCTATTCCGCCGTCATCAGCATTCCAAAAGGACGGCGCAAGGATGTGGATCTGGTAAGAGAAGCCGCCCGCCGCTCCGCCCGTTATGCCATTGTAGATCACTGGGGCAAGAAACCCCAATGCACAGCCCTCGTAAGAAGGGTGTAA
- a CDS encoding NADH-quinone oxidoreductase subunit M, with amino-acid sequence MSDWNILSITTFLPMVGVFFILLVRGDDEEAKTNIRRVALITTCFTFIVSLFIWGGFTDENPGFQMVEKYDWLGGVFSYHMGVDGISMLFVILTTFLMPFCILASWKSIDTRVKEYMIAFLVLETLMVGVFCALDLVLFYVFFEAGLIPMFLIIGIWGGARRVYASYKFFLYTLLGSVLMLIAIMSMYWTAGTLDIPTLMKFDFPAGMQTWLWLAFFASFAVKMPMWPVHTWLPDAHVEAPTAGSVILAGILLKMGGYGFLRFSLPMFPLASDMFAPFVFTLSVVAIIYTSLVALAQEDIKKLIAYSSVAHMGYVTMGIFAANAQGIQGALFQMLSHGIVSAALFLCVGVIYDRKHTRQISAYGGLVNNMPKYAVAFLIFTMANVGLPGTSGFVGEFLTLVGIFKVNTWVALFATTGVILSATYALFLYRRVVFGALEKESLKSMLDLSAREKVILIPLVILTIFFGFYPAPVFDVTQASVDSLITHYQAAVEAGGSALSAAAVAH; translated from the coding sequence ATGAGCGATTGGAATATTTTATCAATCACCACGTTCCTGCCGATGGTAGGTGTCTTTTTCATCCTCCTCGTTCGCGGGGATGATGAAGAGGCAAAAACAAACATCCGGCGGGTGGCGTTAATTACCACCTGCTTCACCTTCATTGTTTCCCTGTTTATCTGGGGCGGGTTCACCGACGAGAACCCGGGCTTCCAGATGGTGGAGAAATATGACTGGCTGGGCGGCGTCTTCTCCTATCACATGGGTGTAGACGGCATTTCCATGCTGTTTGTCATTCTGACAACCTTCTTGATGCCGTTTTGTATTCTTGCGAGCTGGAAAAGCATTGATACGCGCGTCAAGGAATACATGATCGCGTTCCTCGTTCTGGAAACGCTCATGGTCGGCGTCTTCTGTGCGCTGGATCTGGTTCTGTTCTATGTGTTCTTTGAAGCCGGCCTTATTCCGATGTTCCTGATCATCGGTATCTGGGGTGGTGCACGGCGCGTTTATGCCAGCTACAAGTTCTTCCTCTACACGCTTCTTGGCTCGGTTCTCATGCTGATCGCCATCATGAGCATGTACTGGACCGCTGGCACGCTGGACATTCCAACCTTGATGAAGTTCGACTTCCCAGCAGGAATGCAGACATGGCTCTGGCTTGCCTTCTTCGCAAGCTTTGCGGTGAAAATGCCAATGTGGCCGGTTCACACATGGTTGCCAGATGCCCACGTGGAAGCGCCTACAGCCGGTTCTGTTATTCTGGCAGGTATCTTGCTGAAGATGGGTGGTTACGGCTTCCTGCGTTTCTCCTTGCCAATGTTCCCGCTGGCCAGTGACATGTTTGCACCGTTTGTGTTCACATTGTCCGTGGTCGCGATCATCTACACCTCTCTGGTGGCTCTGGCTCAAGAAGACATCAAGAAGCTGATTGCCTACTCCTCTGTGGCGCACATGGGTTATGTGACCATGGGTATCTTCGCGGCAAACGCCCAAGGTATTCAAGGTGCACTGTTCCAGATGCTGTCCCACGGTATTGTCTCTGCAGCGCTCTTCTTGTGTGTTGGTGTGATTTACGATCGCAAGCACACCCGTCAGATTTCTGCTTATGGTGGTTTGGTCAACAACATGCCGAAGTATGCTGTTGCTTTCCTCATCTTCACCATGGCGAATGTGGGGCTGCCAGGTACTTCTGGCTTTGTGGGTGAATTCCTTACATTGGTCGGTATCTTCAAGGTCAATACATGGGTTGCTCTGTTTGCAACAACAGGTGTTATTCTTTCCGCAACCTACGCGCTGTTCCTGTATCGCCGCGTTGTATTCGGTGCGCTGGAAAAGGAAAGCCTGAAGTCCATGCTGGATCTGAGTGCCCGCGAGAAGGTTATCCTTATTCCGCTGGTTATTTTGACCATCTTCTTCGGTTTCTATCCGGCACCTGTGTTTGATGTAACACAGGCATCGGTGGATTCTTTGATTACTCATTATCAAGCAGCAGTGGAAGCGGGGGGCAGTGCCCTTTCTGCAGCCGCTGTCGCACATTGA
- a CDS encoding RrF2 family transcriptional regulator, which yields MRPNSRLSRALHVMLHLDQNDVSQTSEQIGKVLGTNPSLVRRMMGGLRDAGIVSSLKGHGGGWCMAKPIENITLAEVYAALGSPQLFAVGNAGDTPTCPLEKSVHEAVSNALTAADSAFKAELEDTTVADLVRSSAVIERLQLSSNRYSVHKDRRSMSD from the coding sequence GTGAGACCCAATAGCCGCCTTTCCCGAGCGCTCCATGTGATGCTGCATTTAGACCAGAACGACGTTTCTCAGACTTCCGAGCAAATCGGTAAGGTTCTTGGGACTAATCCCTCGCTCGTTCGGCGCATGATGGGGGGGCTTAGAGATGCAGGGATCGTGTCTTCGCTCAAGGGGCATGGCGGAGGCTGGTGTATGGCAAAACCAATTGAAAATATCACACTAGCTGAAGTTTATGCAGCACTGGGCTCACCGCAATTATTTGCTGTTGGGAACGCTGGTGATACGCCGACATGCCCTCTTGAAAAGTCCGTACATGAAGCCGTTTCAAATGCCTTAACTGCAGCTGATTCCGCATTTAAGGCCGAACTTGAGGACACAACGGTTGCTGATTTGGTTCGATCCAGTGCCGTCATTGAAAGGCTTCAATTATCGTCAAATAGATATTCCGTTCATAAAGACCGGCGAAGCATGTCTGATTAA
- a CDS encoding MFS transporter, producing MSTELLNLEQQFPKRGLAVAVLFLAAFMNTLDVTIVNLALPTIQEELNATPSQLEWVLIIYVLTFAAGLLPFGRFGDVLGRNKLFGWGLIGFIGSSGVCGVAPDITTLITARAAQGFAGAMMVPQVLAIVHVLFEPEQKGKVISLFGTISGLGAVTGPVLGGFLVSADIADLSWRAVFLINLPLGIISLVGALLYLPKKEAPAHKGSDWGGAALFAFSILAITYPLVEGRLLGWPWWCFALMLGGLILLLLFSRTQILRARKNLPQVMPANLLKDRFFLLGLGIVALFFSGTAGVMFMLAVYLQSGFGLSAQDAGVALAAHPAGVMIASFFASRLANKWLEARLALGALTVLLGMIGLVLVINSSSTAFDQLSFLPPLLLVGMGMGTSLATMFQLVLSRVASEDAGAGSGILQAFQQVGVAVGIAVIGQIFFSTSSQFGNNSGHSAAASAALQYPIGIYVALTLIAVYLWKSKASAQR from the coding sequence TTGTCAACGGAACTCTTAAATTTGGAACAGCAGTTTCCAAAGCGCGGGCTGGCGGTTGCTGTCCTCTTTCTTGCTGCATTTATGAATACGCTGGATGTTACTATCGTTAATTTGGCACTTCCCACCATTCAAGAGGAACTAAACGCAACACCAAGTCAGCTGGAATGGGTGCTGATTATATATGTTTTGACTTTTGCAGCTGGCCTTTTGCCTTTTGGCCGATTTGGCGATGTGCTGGGGCGCAATAAATTATTCGGCTGGGGGCTGATTGGCTTTATTGGCAGCTCGGGCGTTTGCGGCGTCGCACCAGACATTACCACGCTGATCACTGCAAGAGCCGCGCAGGGATTTGCCGGTGCTATGATGGTGCCGCAGGTTCTGGCAATTGTTCATGTGCTCTTTGAGCCGGAGCAAAAAGGCAAAGTCATCAGCCTGTTTGGAACCATCAGCGGACTGGGTGCGGTGACAGGCCCGGTGCTCGGAGGTTTTCTGGTCTCTGCAGATATTGCTGATCTGAGTTGGCGGGCTGTCTTTCTGATTAACTTGCCATTGGGGATTATTTCTCTAGTTGGCGCTCTCCTTTACTTACCGAAGAAAGAGGCCCCAGCCCACAAAGGCTCAGATTGGGGCGGAGCGGCTTTGTTTGCCTTCAGTATTCTTGCGATTACCTATCCCCTTGTGGAAGGACGACTTTTGGGCTGGCCGTGGTGGTGCTTTGCGTTGATGCTTGGTGGTCTGATACTCTTGCTCCTGTTCAGCAGGACACAAATTTTGCGTGCAAGGAAAAACCTGCCGCAAGTAATGCCGGCAAACTTGCTTAAAGACCGTTTTTTTCTATTGGGCCTTGGTATTGTTGCGCTCTTCTTCTCTGGCACTGCTGGTGTTATGTTTATGCTTGCGGTCTATCTTCAATCTGGGTTTGGTTTGTCCGCTCAAGATGCCGGTGTCGCTTTGGCGGCGCATCCTGCTGGTGTGATGATAGCCTCGTTTTTCGCCAGTCGGCTTGCAAACAAGTGGCTGGAAGCGCGCCTTGCGCTTGGGGCTTTAACCGTATTGCTTGGCATGATAGGCCTCGTACTGGTTATAAACTCTTCATCCACTGCATTTGACCAGCTATCCTTTTTGCCTCCCCTACTGCTTGTTGGTATGGGTATGGGGACATCTCTGGCAACAATGTTCCAACTTGTGCTTTCACGTGTTGCAAGCGAAGATGCTGGCGCCGGATCGGGTATATTGCAGGCATTCCAGCAAGTAGGTGTGGCAGTAGGTATTGCTGTGATCGGGCAAATATTTTTCAGCACATCTTCACAGTTTGGCAATAATTCAGGGCACAGTGCGGCCGCATCCGCGGCACTGCAATATCCAATCGGCATATACGTCGCCCTTACTCTGATTGCAGTGTATTTATGGAAGAGCAAAGCCAGCGCACAGCGGTAA